In Fluviicola taffensis DSM 16823, the following are encoded in one genomic region:
- a CDS encoding SMODS domain-containing nucleotidyltransferase has translation MLTLEQKNQFSDIFNDLTDNLDITQTQYDNAVTSYKAIGDQLSKEGSLLKPYKPKIRPQGSFMLGTMIKPIHGDDDLDIDLICELSGKQSGWTQSDVKSIVGAQLAANETYKEMLKIPEGKRCWTLEYRKNSKIDSEQYHMDILPSIVNEGFYIMLSESKNFSSTEDWKSYALRITDNTLANYNSETNHIQWLKSNPIGYGKWFFMRATLTKEIKMFNESIDPVPNNKRTKLPLQRVVQILKRHRDMMFEGDEAKPISIIITTLAAKAYNHQSDVFEALSEIVSRMDYFIEERENFYGKKIKWISNPVNPDENFADRWETHPEREVNFYKWIVQVKLDIQTIINSRNLGLQWISESMSKPFGNDIVRKVFSDYGQREKLIREAGKQTVAKSGFLGAAGGIKVQNHKFDGSNE, from the coding sequence ATGTTAACATTAGAACAAAAAAACCAATTTAGCGATATCTTCAATGACTTAACTGACAATCTCGATATCACCCAAACTCAATACGACAATGCCGTTACAAGTTATAAGGCCATTGGAGATCAGTTATCAAAAGAAGGGTCTTTACTAAAACCATATAAACCTAAAATCCGTCCACAAGGCTCTTTTATGCTAGGAACGATGATCAAACCGATTCATGGAGACGATGATTTAGACATTGATCTAATCTGTGAGTTAAGCGGTAAACAGTCAGGATGGACCCAATCAGATGTTAAAAGTATTGTTGGTGCTCAATTAGCTGCCAACGAAACTTATAAGGAAATGCTTAAAATCCCTGAGGGCAAACGCTGTTGGACTTTGGAGTACAGAAAGAACTCCAAAATTGATTCGGAGCAATATCATATGGATATCTTGCCGAGTATTGTCAATGAAGGTTTTTACATAATGCTTTCAGAATCCAAGAATTTTTCATCAACAGAAGACTGGAAATCATATGCTTTACGCATAACGGATAATACGTTGGCTAATTACAATAGTGAGACAAACCATATACAATGGTTAAAGAGTAATCCAATTGGTTATGGAAAGTGGTTTTTCATGCGTGCGACATTGACCAAAGAAATAAAGATGTTCAATGAGTCCATTGATCCTGTACCAAACAACAAGCGCACAAAACTTCCGTTACAACGTGTTGTACAAATTCTGAAACGGCATCGAGACATGATGTTTGAAGGGGATGAAGCAAAACCTATTTCAATTATTATTACAACTCTCGCAGCAAAAGCCTACAATCATCAGTCTGATGTATTTGAAGCATTATCAGAGATCGTAAGTCGAATGGATTATTTCATTGAAGAACGTGAAAACTTCTATGGAAAAAAAATAAAATGGATTTCAAATCCAGTAAACCCAGATGAAAATTTTGCTGATCGCTGGGAAACTCATCCAGAAAGAGAAGTAAATTTTTACAAATGGATTGTACAAGTCAAACTAGATATTCAAACTATAATTAATTCTCGGAACCTTGGTCTACAATGGATTAGCGAGTCGATGTCAAAACCTTTTGGAAATGATATTGTTCGAAAAGTCTTCAGTGATTATGGTCAGCGAGAAAAATTAATCCGAGAAGCAGGAAAACAAACAGTGGCCAAATCGGGTTTTCTTGGGGCCGCTGGCGGAATAAAGGTTCAGAATCACAAATTTGATGGTTCAAATGAATAA
- a CDS encoding CBASS cGAMP-activated phospholipase — MDKIKLLDNNTMTEISDQKPFKILSIDGGGIRGIFPAKILAELEAKLRSDGKKKWQIYQNFDLICGTSTGGILAIALSLGIPASELHDLYIQNAQSIFGQKKNLIRQFRYAAYERDALENLIRTKFSSIMKNKNDPRLKDCMVPICIPIYDLFNGQPSILKNDYHPRFTRDFHIPAYKAALATSAAPTYFSPYSSEYTDLHGLQKTFSNKVDGGIIANNPTLLGIIEAQEAFKQDLSNLRVLSLGTGHQKFSDGESRKKWGIWYWIRKDKKKRLIELFMQGQSQIVENLISLMQNGIDKERVNNPSFTYKRINTELNDTLNIEMDETNVIKLKKLSERGSFEFNNHASEIIELFCK, encoded by the coding sequence ATGGACAAAATAAAACTATTAGATAATAATACTATGACTGAAATTTCTGATCAGAAACCTTTTAAAATACTTTCTATTGATGGAGGTGGAATACGTGGGATATTCCCTGCTAAAATACTTGCTGAGTTAGAGGCTAAGTTAAGGTCTGACGGTAAAAAAAAATGGCAGATTTATCAGAACTTTGATTTAATATGTGGAACATCAACTGGAGGAATTCTAGCTATCGCATTATCTTTAGGTATACCAGCAAGTGAATTACATGATTTATATATCCAAAATGCCCAATCGATTTTTGGGCAGAAGAAAAATTTAATCAGGCAATTTCGCTATGCTGCATATGAACGCGATGCACTTGAAAACTTAATCCGAACCAAGTTTAGCTCCATCATGAAAAACAAAAATGATCCTAGACTAAAAGATTGCATGGTTCCAATATGTATTCCAATATACGACCTATTCAATGGACAACCGTCAATATTAAAAAACGATTATCATCCAAGATTTACTCGTGATTTCCATATACCTGCATATAAAGCAGCTCTTGCAACTTCAGCTGCACCTACTTATTTTTCTCCTTACTCGTCTGAGTATACAGATCTTCACGGATTACAAAAAACATTTAGTAATAAGGTCGATGGTGGTATTATAGCAAATAATCCAACACTCTTAGGGATAATTGAAGCTCAAGAAGCTTTTAAGCAAGATCTTTCTAATCTTAGAGTCTTGTCTTTGGGAACTGGACATCAAAAATTCTCTGACGGAGAAAGTCGCAAAAAATGGGGAATCTGGTACTGGATTAGAAAAGATAAAAAGAAAAGATTAATCGAATTGTTTATGCAAGGTCAATCCCAAATTGTTGAGAATCTTATAAGTCTTATGCAAAATGGTATTGATAAGGAACGAGTCAATAATCCTAGCTTCACTTACAAAAGAATAAATACCGAACTAAATGACACTTTAAACATTGAAATGGATGAAACGAATGTGATTAAATTAAAAAAACTAAGCGAAAGAGGTAGCTTTGAATTCAACAATCATGCAAGTGAAATTATCGAATTATTCTGTAAATAA